The Penicillium oxalicum strain HP7-1 chromosome VI, whole genome shotgun sequence genome window below encodes:
- a CDS encoding putative cystathionine gamma-synthase has product MNFGTGDKEAIKSLIARLARSEKPGSAELTTHDVFLYPKGMAAINAVARAVFKTQPRGVDPQAIIYGWSYAETPKCLPMNGYARFRIYPKGTQEELEELVELLKSDNRISILFCEVPSNPLLESVDMECIHSLATEYNFIVACDQTLAAFANLDLLPYADILMDSLTKMFSGASNVMAGSVILNPQSKHYNRIHSALVDDFEDILFPLDAEVLAQNSADFEHRILRSNRNAMAIATLMSLHPSVERIYYPKMASSAALFEKYRRDTGGYGFLLSILFRRPSSAVCFYDALDVCKGPSIGTNFTLAVPYTQLAHFKEMDWAESCGVSKCIVRISVGLENEEQLLDRIRNALQVVEFGAQRDRGTSCQDIESSNGTAEHINYD; this is encoded by the exons ATGAATTTCGGTACAGGAGATAAAGAGGCTATTAAAAGCCTTATTGCAAGACTAGCCAGATCTGAAAAGCCTGGCTCGGCGGAACTAACGACCCATGATGTCTTTCTCTATCCAAAAGGCATGGCTGCAATTAATGCGGTTGCACGAGCAGTGTTTAAAACCCAGCCGCGTGGGGTTGACCCCCAAGCCATTATCTATGG GTGGTCGTATGCTGAAACACCGAAGTGCCTGCCTATGAACGGATATGCGCGCTTCAGGATCTACCCCAAGGGCACACAAGAAGAGCTTGAAGAACTGGTAGAACTACTGAAATCTGATAATCGCATCAGTATTCTGTTCTGCGAGGTCCCATCCAATCCATTATTGGAATCAGTTGACATGGAGTGCATTCATTCGCTTGCCACGGAATATAATTTCATTGTGGCCTGCGACCAAACTCTTGCGGCATTTGCTAATCTTGATTTACTGCCATATGCAGACATCTTAATGGACAGCCTAACCAAAATGTTCAGCGGCGCCTCAAATGTCATGGCTGGCAG CGTGATATTAAACCCACAGTCGAAGCACTACAACCGAATCCACTCTGCGCTCGTGGATGATTTTGAAGATATATTGTTCCCTCTTGATGCTGAAGTTTTAGCCCAGAACAGTGCGGACTTTGAGCATCGAATTCTCCGCTCTAACCGCAACGCTATGGCAATTGCCACGTTAATGTCCCTCCATCCTTCAGTGGAGCGTATTTATTACCCAAAGATGGCTTCTTCAGCAGCATTATTCGAGAAATATCGCCGCGATACAGGAGGTTACGGATTCCTGCTCAGTATTCTCTTCCGTCGGCCATCTAGCGCCGTCTGCTTCTACGATGCTCTAGATGTGTGCAAGGGACCGAGTATTGGAACTAATTTTACTCTCGCCGTGCCGTATACCCAACTGGCTCATTTCAAGGAAATGGACTGGGCAGAGTCATGCGGTGTATCGAAGTGCATCGTAAGGATTAGTGTCGGATTGGAAAATGAGGAACAGCTGTTAGATCGGATTCGGAATGCACTGCAAGTTGTCGAGTTTGGAGCACAGCGAGACCGAGGGACATCCTGCCAAGATATAGAGAGTTCCAATGGCACAGCTGAACACATCAACTACGATTGA
- a CDS encoding Flavine halogenase aclH yields MEIPANCTVLVVGGGPGGSYTAAALAREGIDVVLLEADGFPRYHIGESMLPSFRHFLRFIDLDSAFLNYGFTVKNGAAFKLVQDKRAGYTDFLSAGGPNNFTWNVTRAEADHLIFQHAKVSGAKVFDGVKVNDINFDDITGHPYAASYTQKATGARGTIGLRYLVDASGRAGLINTKYVKNRTYNAALKNVAHWGYWKGTKPYQEGMQKENSPFFEALKDESGWAWYIPLHDGTVSIGVVMDQKLAISKRRGMCNKFSEENKSLESFYHLSLQLAPTLMQLISDGELTGSVKSASDYSYSASTYSSPYIRVVGDAGCFIDPFFSSGVHIALTGALSAAVTICAALKNECEETIAADWHTKKIKGVYQRFLMVVLSAYHQMRRQNVGVWSQPGEDNFDEAFEHIKIIIQGTTDIGGSVISQSRLTETLDFCSQAWNNAEPKEKVKVLQKLESNGSSSVEVGQFSREEFETLRHIQARKAMCTESTFGLDCFHTDVINGLRPILNREKLGLVRVLPDDL; encoded by the exons ATGGAGATCCCAGCCAACTGCACTGTGCTCGTGGTAGGAGGCGGACCAGGAGGGTCATATACCGCTGCAGCACTTGCCCGCGAAGGGATCGatgttgttcttcttgaggCAGATGGATTTCCTCG GTACCATATTGGGGAAAGCATGCTTCCATCGTTCCGACACTTTCTGCGCTTTATCGATCTAGACTCGGCGTTTCTTAATTACGGCTTCACAGTAAAA AATGGTGCAGCATTCAAGCTTGTCCAAGACAAGCGAGCGGGAT ATACGGATTTTCTATCCGCAGGTGGACCAAACAATTTCACATGGAACGTCACCCGTGCAGAAGCGGACCATCTAATCTTCCAGCATGCAAAAGTGAGCGGAGCGAAGGTGTTTGACGGCGTCAAAGTAAATGACATTAATTTCGACGATATAACCGGTCATCCTTATGCGGCCTCTTACACCCAGAAAGCAACAGGGGCAAGAGGTACAATTGGCTTGCGATATCTGGTCGATGCTAGTGGTCGTGCAGGACTTATCAACACAAAATATGTCAAGAATCGCACTTACAACGCGGCCCTCAAGAATGTCGCTCATTGGGGTTATTGGAAGGGAACAAAACCCTACCAGGAAGGAATGCAGAAGGAGAACTCGCCTTTTTTTGAAGCATTGAAAG ACGAGAGTGGTTGGGCTTGGTATATTCCACTCCACGATGGAACGGTCTCTATTGGAGTCGTCATGGATCAGAAACTCGCAATATCAAAGCGGAGAGGCATGTGCAATAAGTTTTCCGAGGAGAACAAAAGCCTAGAATCGTTCTACCACCTCTCTCTTCAGCTTGCTCCCACTCTCATGCAGCTCATATCTGATGGCGAATTGACTGGTTCTGTCAAATCGGCTTCAGACTACTCCTACAGCGCATCCACATATTCAAGCCCCTACATAAGAGTTGTCGGAGATGCTGGCTGCTTTATTGaccctttcttctcctctggaGTCCATATCGCTTTGACGGGTGCTCTCTCGGCAGCTGTCACAATATGCGCTGCTCTGAAAAACGAATGTGAGGAAACCATAGCGGCCGATTGGCATacaaagaagatcaagggtGTGTACCAGCGGTTCTTGATGGTTGTTTTGAGCGCGTACCACCAGATGAGAAGGCAAAATGTTGGGGTCTGGAGTCAACCTGGTGAGGACAATTTTGATGAGGCTTTTGAGCATATCAAAATCA TTATCCAAGGCACGACAGATATAGGGGGCAGTGTTATTTCACAAAGCCGTCTCACAGAAACCCTGGACTTCTGTTCTCAAGCCTGGAATAATGCAGAGCCGaaagagaaggtgaaggtATTACAGAAACTTGAAAGTAATGGCTCTTCGTCGGTAGAAGTTGGTCAGTTCTCCAGGGAAGAGTTTGAGACCCTTCGTCATATACAGGCGCGCAAGGCAATGTGTACAGAGAGTACCTTTGGGCTTGATTGTTTCCACACGGATGTGATTAACGGATTAAGGCCTATTTTGAATCGCGAGAAGCTGGGGCTGGTACGTGTTTTGCCTGACGATTTGTGA